The DNA segment AGAGAACACGGCAAGGTTCCCAAGTTCACCTGTTGTCCCTTCATCTGCCTTAGGGACCGACTCTACCCCGTGAGGATTCCGACCCGCGACCACCGCAAGCTGGGTCGCTGGCTGACACGCATGGCGATGCGTGCCCCTGTTCCCCGTATAGTCAGCGGGGACCGGCGCTCCTCCGGCCTTTCGGCCGACCTGCCCACTTCCGGTTTGGCAGGTTCCATAGTCTGACGAGGCTTCAAACATCGGTTCGATCACTCTTCCCATAGCAGATATGCTTGCCGGACCGGCCACGGGCGGAAGTCCCGGATCGTCCGACTTTGACGGGTTCTGCTGATTTATGGCTCGCCGGAGGCACCCGGTTCACCTCACCCGTCTGCTTCAACCCCGTGCTTGCGGCACGTTGGCGGCGGGGTCTCCCACCCCGCAGGGGCAGCAAGTGCGCGTGACGGTTTCCAACCGTCACTCTTGGCGCACGAACACCACAATGGCAACCATCGGCACCTTCACCTCTACCGAAACCGGCTTCAACGGCTCGATCCGCACGCTCGCCCTCAACGTCAAGGCCCGTATCGCCCGCATCGAAAACCCCTCCGACAAGGGTCCGCACTACCGCATCTACGCCGGCAACGTGGAGCTCGGCGCGGCCTGGCAGAAGCGCTCCGAGCAGGACCGCGATTACCTCTCGGTCAAGCTGGACGACCCGAGCTTCCCCGCTCCGATCTACGCAACCCTCACCGAAGTCGAAGGCGAAGACGGCTACCAGCTGATCTGGTCTCGCCCCAACCGGGACTAGGACCTCGAGGCCCCGCCCATCGGGCGGGGCCTTCTCGGACTCTTCAGCTCATCCATATCCGCTATCGGATGAAAATGGATGGAACAATGGATCCCGGTGTGGCATACCGTTTCGGATGGAAACGGATGGGACATTGGATGACGGTTCTCGATCTCTCGACATTGCGGATAACGCCCGAAATCCTCTCGCTGATCGCAGAGATCGACGAGTTCAAAGGCGCTTGGCGCGCACTTGGCCGCATTGCGCCCGATCGCCTGTCCAGCCTGCGCCGGGTTGCGACGATCGAGAGCATTGGATCGTCGACCCGCATCGAGGGCGCAAAGCTAAGCGACCGCGAGGTCGAAAGGCTGCTCGTAAACCTCCGGATCGGCTCTTTCTCCAGCCGCGACGAACAGGAGGTCGCAGGGTATGCCGAGGTGATGGAGACGATCTTCTCAGCCTTCGACGCGATCCCCCTCAACGAAAATCACATACGCCAACTCCATCGGGATCTGCTCGCGCACTCGACCAAGGATGAGCGACACCGGGGGGATTGGAAGACCCTTTCCAACAATGTCGAGGCTTTCGACGAGAACGGTCTGAGCCTTGGTGTCGTTTTTGCGACGGCCTCGCCGTTCGATACGCCCGGTCGAATGGCGGAACTGGTTGCCTGGCAACAGGATCAGGAGGCAGATGGTACGTTTCACCCTTTGCTGATCGTTGCTGTGTTCGTCGTGGTTTTTCTGGAAATCCATCCGTTCCAGGATGGCAATGGCCGCCTGTCGCGGGCTTTGACTACCCTGCTGCTGCTTCGCGCCGGCTATGCCTACGTGCCCTACAGTTCGCTCGAAAGCATCGTCGAGCAGAACAAGGAAGCCTATTACCTCGCGCTTCGCCGCACGCAAGGCACGATCCGCACGGATCGGCAGGACTGGAATCCATGGGTCGAATTCTTCCTGCGAAGCCTGCAGCGACAAAAGCAACGCCTCGAGCGGAAGATGGAGCGTGAGCGCATCCTTCTGGGCGATCTGCCGGAGTTGTCGGTCTCTATCCTCGAGCTGGCACGCGAGCGTGGTAGAGTTACCGTGATGGACGCGGCCAAAGCCACGGGCGCAAGCCGGAATACCGTCAAGGATCATCTGCGCGCGTTGACCGATGAGGGACATCTGACCCTGCACGGAGCGGGTCGCGGAACCTGGTATGGCCTGAGCTGAACCCCGTGTGAAAGGCCGGCCGGCGCTGTCCGGTCAAGCGCCCCTTGGGAGGAGGAATAGGTCACCTGAGACACGAAGCTTTGCGGGAGGAGGTGCATCGCTTCGATATATTGAACATACCAGAGGCAGCCTCAACCGCCAGCGTTCAGATCGCAGTGCAGCCGTGCGTTTGCTGCAATGCAATATAAATCCTTCCATGCTTTTCGCCAATTATCGTCGAGACGCAGCTTTCTCCGGTTGGGCTCGAGCCGAGAACGAATTCCCTCACTTTGGCGGAGGACATTCAGCACGGCTTCAGGACCACCCTCGGACAAGCCAATCGTAAAGGTTGAAGCTGATATCTGTGCTGCCAAGCTCCTCGCCATAGAGTCTGATCCGTTTGCCATCCTCGGCCGCTTGGCCCCATGGTCGACTTTCCTTTCGGGCTTCTTTCTGCGCGACTGGTTTGTATAAGCCGGGCCGAGTTTGCGGCCCCAGGCCGCGTTGGTGCGCGGATATGAAATCGAACGCATTTTGCTCTTTGATGTTGTCGGTTATGCCTGCCTGACTTGATGCCGGAGAGACTCCGGGCGTCCACCCGCCAGCATGCGGTTGAGAGCGATGCAACCGATGGCCGCTTCGGTCTGCTGAGCGGCGAAAGAGCGAGCCCGCAAGCGTCGTCCGATCTGTGCCTTGTACCGCCCGATGGCGGTTTCGATCAGAGCCCGTTTACCATAGCCGGTAACAGCCTGCCATTTCAGCCGACCGTCGCTTGCGATCGCGGCAATGTGCTTCTCCCGCTGACCAGGCGGTCCGGTATCACAGCATGCCACTGCCGTGACACGAGGTGGAATGACGATGGTCGCGGTGCAGCTATGCTGCAGGATCGCCTGATAGGTTGGTTTGCCGTCATAGGCCCCGTCGGCTGTGAACTGGTCGATCTCGCCGTCGACCTGATCGAGCAATGGCGCCACCTGGGAAGGATCATCCGTGTTCTGGTCTGTCAGCCTATGAGCAATGATTTCGCCACTGTCGGCATCCACTGCCAGGTGAAGCTTGCGCCAGTTCCGTCGCGACTTCACACCATGCTTCTCCTCCAGCCATTGTCCGGCGCCGTACACTTTCAATCCCGTGCTGTCGACAAGCACATGCAGCGGGCCGTTCGGCAGCGGCCGGTTTCGTCGGGCTGATGGCTCCCACTTCTGCGCCCTGCGGCTCAGCGTCGTATGATCCGGAACAGGGACTTTCAGCCCCATGAGATCCAGCAGCGAGTGTAGCAATCCCTCGGTCTGGCGCAGCCGCATTCCGAAAACGCAACCCAGCGTCAGGGCCGTTTCGATTGCGAGATCGGAATACCGGGCTTGGCCGCCCCGGGTCTTGCGTCGGGGAGCGCGCCACCCGATTAGCGCCTCCGGCGTTACCCATAATGTCAGGCTACCACGCTGACGCAGACCTGCTTCGTATTCCCGCCAATTCGTCACCCTGAATTTCATCTTTCCGATATGGTGACGACGATCTGCGTTGTGTTTGTACGGCATGGCACCCGGATCATGCTGATTTCGATCCTGCCTGCCTATCCCGGAACCCTTGACAAACTATCCACGCACCAACGCTCCCGCAATGCGGACGCGGACGAACAGATCGCCAAGTTGAAGCTGATCCTCAAGGCCTTCAATCGATACAGGTATGGCCGCCGCTCGGAAAAGCAGGGAAAGAACATCGAGGCAGACCTGGACGAACAGGGCGCGTTTGTCTTCGAAGAAATCGACACTGGCATTGCCGCGATCGAAGCACTGGTTGCCAAGGGTCGCAATCCAGCCGCTGCAAAGCGTGCGCCGCGTCCACGCAAAGGCTTTCCTCCACATCTGGAGCGGGTCCATGTGGTCATCGAGCCGGACGAACTGCCCGAACATGCTGGCAAACAGAAGGTCCTGATCGGGGAAGATACCTCCGAGCGGCTTGATGTCATTCCGCCGAAGTTCCGGGTGATCGTCACCCATCGCCCGAAGTATGCCTTCAAGAACGACGACGGCGTCATCCAGGCATCGGCCCCGGCACACATCGTCGAAAGCGGCATTCCGACGGAAGCGCTGCTCGCCTATATCGCGGTCTCCAAATATGGCGACGGGTTGCCGCTCTATCGACAGGAGGCGATCTTCCTGCGCGACCATGTCGAAGTCGACCGCGGCATCATGGCGCGGTGGATGGGCAAGCTCGGGTTCGAACTCGAGATTCTCGCGGACTACACCTTCAGCCAGATCAAAAGAGGCGAACGAATATTCGCCGACGAGACGACATTGCCGACACTTGTCCCCGGATCGGGGTCGGCAAAGACGGCGTATCTATGGGCGTACGCGCGAGACGATCGACCATTCGGCGGGAGCGGTCCGCCTATGGTGGCCTACCGTTTTGAAGACAGTCGATCGGGTGATTGTGTCGCTCGACATCTCGAAGGCTATCGCGGCATCCTGCAGATCGACGGGTACACTGCCTATAACCGTGTTGCTCGACCTGAGCGCGGAAACGACGGCGCTCTTTTGGCGGGGTGCTGGGCGCATGGTCGCCGTCGGTTTTACGAGCTGCACGCAAACGACAGCTCAAAGGTGGCAACGGCGACAATCGAAAAGATGGGCGCACTTTGGTCGATTGATGCGGGTTTCGCAAAGTCACGGACAGGGATTTCAGTAAGTCGCGGACACCGATTTCACTAAGTACGGGACAGTGATTTCACAAAGTCGCGGACAGTGTCGCGACAGATTTTGATCGATTTTCGTGTGCGCCGATCTGGCACTTTGCCCTCGTGGTTTGAGCGAGGACAAGATGCCCAGGCGGAAGCAAGCGAGACATACCGACGTGAAGGATATCCGATCGATCCTGCGGCTGACGTTCGAGCAGGGATTATCGATACGTGCCGTTTCTCAGCGGCTGAAGATGAGCAAGACGTCGGTTTCGACGTACCTGCTGCGGGCAAAGGAAGCCGGGCTTGCCGTCTGGCCGCTACCTCCGGGCCTGGACGAGGACGATGTTCTTGAGCATCGACTATTCCGGCGAATGGGACGGCCTCCACGCGATACCGTCGAGCCGAATTGGCCGAAGATGGCCAGCGAACTGAAGCGCAAGGGCGTCACGCTCCATTTGCTGTGGCAGGAATACCGGGAAGCTCACCCGGACGGCTATGGCTATACATGGTTTTGCGGCCGGTTTGCCGATCACGAAAGCCGAGCCAGGCCCACCTACCGCAGCCGTCACGTTGCTGGTGTCGCGATGGAATGCGACTACGCCGGCCATACGATCCCGATCATCGATCCATCTACTGGCGAGATCCGCTCGGCACAGATTTATGTGGCGGTGCTGAGCGCGACTCAATTGACGTTCGCTTATGCCAGCTTCAGCCAGAAGCTGCCCGATTGGATCGAAGCAAACCAGCGGGCCTTCAGTTACTTCGGTGGCGTGACGAAGACGACGATCTGCGACAACCTCAAGGCGGCGGTGGCCAAGGCGCTATGGTTCGAACCGACATTGAATGCGACCTTTGCCGCCTTCGCCGAGCACTACGACACAACAGTAGTTCCGGCACGCCCTCGGCATCCTCGCGACAAACCCTCCGCTGAAGGGACGGTTTTAATCGTCGAGAGATGGGTCCTGGCCAGACTTCGAAACGAGCAGTTCTTTAGCCTTGTCGATCTCAATATCCGCATCAGCGCCTTGATCGAGGACCTCAATACCCGAACTATGCGGCGGTATGGCAAATCTCGACGCGCCTTGTTCGATGAAGTTGAGCGCTCTGAGCTCAAGCCGCTGCCTTCAACGCCGTTTGAGTATGCGGAATGGAAGACCGCCAAGGTCCATCCCGATTACCATATCGAGGTCGAGAAGACCTTCTATTCCGTGCCGCATGGACTGATCGGAAAGCGGGTAGATGTCAGGCTAACGTATCGGACTGTCGAGATCTTTTTTGACCACAGACGTGTGGCCAGCCATATCCGGAGTTCGCAGCGCTCAGGCCACGTCACCGTCAATCAACACATGCCCAAGGCGCACCAGCGCTACGCAAACACGACACCCCACACGTTACGCCGGGAAGCAGCGAAGGTTGGGGCCAATACGGCGACTTTTATCGAACGTCTGCTCAGCGACCGCCCACATCCCGAACAGGGCTACCGGTCCGCTCAAGGCGTTCTCTCCCTGGCGCGCCGCTACCAATCCGACCGGCTGGAGCGGGCTTGCGAACGGGCGCTGATCATCAACGCACTGAGCTATTCGTCTGTTGCCAACATTCTCAGATCTGGTCTCGATCAGGCTCCGGCCATGAGCGAGGCCGTGAAGCCGGCGCCGCCGCACGGCAATATCCGCGGCAAAACCTACTACCAATGAAGAGGACATCAGATGCTGACACATCCGACACTGGAGCAGATGAACACGCTTGGTCTTGCCGGCATGGCAACGGCCTATCGCGAGCTTATCGAACAAGCTCATGGAAATGACCTTAGCTTCGACGAACGACTGGGGTTGATGCTTGACCGGGAGATCGCCGTAAGAACTGACCGCCGGCTGACAAACCGGCTCGCCACCGCAAAACTTCGGTTCGCCAATGCTTCGATCGAAGACATCGATTTTGGATCCCATCGCGGCCTGGACCGCCGTAACGT comes from the Rhizobium leguminosarum genome and includes:
- a CDS encoding DUF736 domain-containing protein, which translates into the protein MATIGTFTSTETGFNGSIRTLALNVKARIARIENPSDKGPHYRIYAGNVELGAAWQKRSEQDRDYLSVKLDDPSFPAPIYATLTEVEGEDGYQLIWSRPNRD
- a CDS encoding Fic family protein yields the protein MTVLDLSTLRITPEILSLIAEIDEFKGAWRALGRIAPDRLSSLRRVATIESIGSSTRIEGAKLSDREVERLLVNLRIGSFSSRDEQEVAGYAEVMETIFSAFDAIPLNENHIRQLHRDLLAHSTKDERHRGDWKTLSNNVEAFDENGLSLGVVFATASPFDTPGRMAELVAWQQDQEADGTFHPLLIVAVFVVVFLEIHPFQDGNGRLSRALTTLLLLRAGYAYVPYSSLESIVEQNKEAYYLALRRTQGTIRTDRQDWNPWVEFFLRSLQRQKQRLERKMERERILLGDLPELSVSILELARERGRVTVMDAAKATGASRNTVKDHLRALTDEGHLTLHGAGRGTWYGLS
- a CDS encoding IS5 family transposase, with amino-acid sequence MPYKHNADRRHHIGKMKFRVTNWREYEAGLRQRGSLTLWVTPEALIGWRAPRRKTRGGQARYSDLAIETALTLGCVFGMRLRQTEGLLHSLLDLMGLKVPVPDHTTLSRRAQKWEPSARRNRPLPNGPLHVLVDSTGLKVYGAGQWLEEKHGVKSRRNWRKLHLAVDADSGEIIAHRLTDQNTDDPSQVAPLLDQVDGEIDQFTADGAYDGKPTYQAILQHSCTATIVIPPRVTAVACCDTGPPGQREKHIAAIASDGRLKWQAVTGYGKRALIETAIGRYKAQIGRRLRARSFAAQQTEAAIGCIALNRMLAGGRPESLRHQVRQA
- the istA gene encoding IS21 family transposase gives rise to the protein MPRRKQARHTDVKDIRSILRLTFEQGLSIRAVSQRLKMSKTSVSTYLLRAKEAGLAVWPLPPGLDEDDVLEHRLFRRMGRPPRDTVEPNWPKMASELKRKGVTLHLLWQEYREAHPDGYGYTWFCGRFADHESRARPTYRSRHVAGVAMECDYAGHTIPIIDPSTGEIRSAQIYVAVLSATQLTFAYASFSQKLPDWIEANQRAFSYFGGVTKTTICDNLKAAVAKALWFEPTLNATFAAFAEHYDTTVVPARPRHPRDKPSAEGTVLIVERWVLARLRNEQFFSLVDLNIRISALIEDLNTRTMRRYGKSRRALFDEVERSELKPLPSTPFEYAEWKTAKVHPDYHIEVEKTFYSVPHGLIGKRVDVRLTYRTVEIFFDHRRVASHIRSSQRSGHVTVNQHMPKAHQRYANTTPHTLRREAAKVGANTATFIERLLSDRPHPEQGYRSAQGVLSLARRYQSDRLERACERALIINALSYSSVANILRSGLDQAPAMSEAVKPAPPHGNIRGKTYYQ